From a region of the Arvicanthis niloticus isolate mArvNil1 chromosome 6, mArvNil1.pat.X, whole genome shotgun sequence genome:
- the Shpk gene encoding sedoheptulokinase isoform X2, with amino-acid sequence MWLMNFLAQWLQGCEWTEGGPALVFEPRAVSHLVTWQDGRCNSSFLASLPKPASHLSVATGFGCATIFWLLKNSPEFLKSYDAAGTIQDYVVAMLCGLPRPLMSDQNAASWGYFNTQSQSWNLDILEMAGFPTHLLPDIAEPGSVAGRTSHTWFEIPKGTQVGIALGDLQASVYSCMGQRTDAVLNISTSVQLAASMPVGFQPLQTPDPAAPVAFFPYFDRTYLGVAASLNGGNVIATFVHMLVHWMADLGLEVEESTVYSRMIQAAAQQKDTHLTITPTVLGERHLPDQLASVTRISSSDLSLGHVTRALCRGIVQNLHSMLPFQQLKEWGVARVVGSGSALSRNEVLRQEVQRAFPFPVCFGQDVDAAFGAALVMLQRDLSQKEP; translated from the exons ATGTGGCTTATGAACTTTCTGGCACAGTGGCTGCAAG GCTGTGAATGGACAGAGGGAGGACCTGCCCTTGTATTTGAGCCTAGAGCTGTGAGCCATTTGGTCACATGGCAGGATGGCCGTTGTAACAGTAGTTTCCTGGCTTCTCTGCCGAAGCCAGCATCCCATCTCAGCGTGGCCACGGGATTTGGCTGTGCgaccatcttctggcttttgaaaAACAG CCCGGAGTTTCTGAAGTCCTATGATGCGGCTGGCACCATTCAAGACTATGTGGTTGCCATGCTGTGTGGTTTGCCAAGACCCCTGATGTCTGACCAGAACGCTGCTAGCTGGGGCTATTTTAACACCCAGAGCCAGAGCTGGAACTTGGACAT ACTGGAAATGGCAGGCTTTCCTACCCACCTTCTCCCCGACATTGCAGAGCCAGGCAGCGTGGCAGGCAGAACTTCTCACACATGGTTTGAAATCCCAAAGGGGACACAGGTGGGCATAGCCTTGGGTGATTTACAAGCCTCTGTCTATTCCTGCATGGGCCAAAGGACTGATGCAG TTCTCAACATCAGCACCTCAGTGCAGCTGGCAGCCTCCATGCCTGTGGGATTCCAGCCACTGCAGACTCCGGATCCTGCAGCCCCAGTCGCCTTCTTCCCTTACTTCGACAGGACCTACCTAGGGGTGGCAGCGTCACTCAATGGAGGCAACGTGATAGCCACGTTTGTCCACATGCTCGTTCACTGGATGGCAGATCTAG GTCTGGAGGTTGAAGAATCCACTGTGTATTCACGTATGATCCAGGCGGCTGCACAGCAGAAGGACACCCATCTCACCATCACCCCAACAGTGCTGGGGGAGAGGCACCTGCCAGACCAGCTGGCGTCTGTGACTAGAATCTCCTCCTCTGACCTTTCCCTGGGCCATGTGACCCGGGCCCTATGCAGAGGCATTGTTCAGAACCTGCACTCCATGCTCCCTTTTCAACAGCTCAAAGAGTGGGGTGTGGCACGGGTGGTGGGGAGTGGAAGTGCACTGTCCAGGAAtgaggtgctgaggcaggaggtccAGAGGGCATTTCCTTTCCCAGTGTGCTTTGGGCAGGATGTAGATGCAGCCTTTGGGGCAGCTCTGGTCATGCTCCAGAGAGACCTCAGCCAGAAGGAACCTTAG